A section of the Rhinopithecus roxellana isolate Shanxi Qingling unplaced genomic scaffold, ASM756505v1 contig5691, whole genome shotgun sequence genome encodes:
- the LOC115896173 gene encoding coiled-coil domain-containing protein 170-like: IKTLEQTKAIEDLNKSRDQLEKMKEKAEKKLMSVKSELDTTEHEAKENKERARNIIEVVTSEMKTLKKSLEEAEKREKQLADFREVVSQMLGLNLTSLALPDYEIVKCLERLIHSHQHHFVTCACLKDVTTGQDRHPQGHLPLLH; this comes from the exons ATTAAAACTTTGGAACAAACTAAAGCCATTGAAGATCTAAACAAATCCAGAGACCAGCTggagaagatgaaggagaaagCTGAGAAAAAGCTCATGTCTGTCAAGTCAGAACTGGATACCACAGAACATGAGGCTAAGGAGAATAAAGAAAGGGCCAGAAACATAATAGAAGTGGTAACCAGTGAAATGAAGACACTAAAAAAATCTTTggaagaagcagaaaagagagaaaagcag CTGGCAGACTTCAGGGAGGTGGTGTCCCAGATGCTAGGCTTGAACCTGACCAGCCTTGCTCTTCCTGATTACGAAATCGTCAAGTGTCTTGAAAGACTGATCCATTCACATCAGCATCACTTTGTTACCTGTGCCTGCCTCAAAGATGTGACTACCGGGCAAGATAGGCACCCACAAGGCCATTTACCACTTCTTCATTGA